One Perca flavescens isolate YP-PL-M2 chromosome 5, PFLA_1.0, whole genome shotgun sequence genomic window, caCCTGTGTGCAGTGAGGAGGTAACACTACTGTTGCATTTGTGACAAGACATTTTGGGGAAGGTTTTTACATAAATGAAGATGTTAGATTGAGTTATTTTCTTTGAACAACCCTAACTCTACTATAATGACTCAGACATCCTGAATATCATGACGGGGATGGAGTGGATAAGTAAGCAGTACCACTTTAAATAAAGCTCAAGATGAGTGTACAActctatttaaataaaatcttGGAACAAAAGGGGGGAAAACAGGTTTAGACACTCATTAAATAGCTAGGCTACTCTTCATTCTCAGGAGCAACACGTCCGGTTAACATTGGAGTAACTTTAAACCTTCTGTATTTTTATTAGGCTGATGAATAGCTTACTGGACAGATTAGTCATGcccaaattaaatgttattctATACACTTTGTATCTTCAATACGCACATTAGCccttaaaacacaaacaaatcaagAAATACAGTAAACGTATTTGATCAAGACTCAATTCTATGCATACATTTTCTCTTTACACtctatatacacacaacacaaagcaAATCCTAAAATGTCTAGATGTTTAAAAGAGAACATCCAAAATCGCAGGGGAAAACGCTGTAGGGTTGAGCATATTTACATAATAACAATTACAAGTTTAAAAGCACACCGTGTGAAAGAATGGGTGTGTACAGTGACTGCACTGCAGGCAAAaagctatcaaaataaaactgaagtagCTAAACTAGGCATATGACTggtagaggaaaaaaaagaaaaaaacatttggctcCAGTGTGCTCTCACCTAAGACACATTGGTTGTGGATTTAAACCTGCACTGTTGTGCGGTACGCCATCTACTGTACACAGTGGGAAGGTTTTATAGTACATTCAATTGATGCCAACACAAGTTTGGTATTTtaagctatcaatcaatcaaccaaccaaccaacccaccaaccaaccaaccaaccaaccatgAATAATATAGTAAATGCTTCCGGTTGCACAAGTAACTAGCCCAGATGGGCAGGCAGCAATTTCGTAACATGGCGATACAAGGTCAGTTTAATGCTAAGAATAATTCCTCTCTAAAGTACCGGTAATTTCAACGTCTTATCGCTGAGAAATCCCTGACAGCTGCATCGACATATATCCAACGACTTGAGAAAAAGTCCAGGACCAACagtgcatacagtacatacgcAGTAATGTTGACATTCTTCATACTTCCTCTTTTTCAAGTGGCCATTAAACAGCTTATACAGTTAAGAGCCTGAGAGCAGGCTGAACACAAGGAGTGTGGGTGAAGCATAATTGTCTGCTCAGGCATGAGGTTTAGATGAGAGTTGCAGAGGAGAAGTTTGGTCGACAGCATAaagtgtgaggagtgtgtgtttgcatctgACAACTTCCTGTCAGACACAACACAATCAGAGCAACCCTGAGCTAGCAAACGCAACTCACAGGATCAATCTCAGAAAATCTAACATCTTGTCCACCCAGGTAGAGCAAAACCTCTGGCCTTGATTAGTGCTCTGGTCTGGATAAAAGGGAGTTAATAGACACAGTCCTACAATAGTGCAAACACTGCTGTTGTCTTGACGCCACGCCCCTGTTGCCTGTCAGTGGGGCGGAGGCTGGATGGAGCGCCTCTATTAGAGCCATTTTTGGAGCGTGGGCAGGTTTTTGTCCATCCAGCGCTGGTTCAGCCTGATGGTTTCCAAAGCTTCCTGCACACTCCTCATCTGAGAGCCGCGCTCCTTCAGACTGGAGAAGAaaccctgaacacacacacacacacacacacacacacacacacacacacacacacacacacacacacacacacacacacacacacacacacacacacacacacacacacacacacacacacacacacacacacacacacacacacacacacacacacacacacacattagcctGACCACTTGGCATAACACACTAAAAGAATTCTGAAAACATTAATATCATGTTAATATCTCGCCAAAAACAGATGCACAGAACCTCAAATAAGCTGCAGCATGAATATATTCTGtaaacaaactaaaacaaaattaaaaacatacttGATCAAGATGCGCCTGTGTGGAGAACTGAGAGGTGGCAGACTTGATGATTGTCTGGATGGCATAGGAGCCTAAAGGGAACCtacagacaaaaacactgatgttgtttcatcttttcatttgtatgtaaaaataatctgaaaatGTATTCTTAGTGATAACTTGTGTGAAGCTGACCGGGACCACTTACTTCTCTATGAGGCGGTCCCAGTTCTCTTGTATGAAATCCCAGGCAAACAAGTAGCCGGCGAAGCCGTTACACACAGTGCTGATGACCAAAGGCAACTCTTGTGTCTGGATGATATCCCCCCTCAGACCTGCCTTTAGAATCCTAGATAGACCATAATAAGTGTTCAAATGTTCAGCGCACAAACGAGAATAGATGTGTCAAGCCCTTTAATCACAAACGTGTTTCAGAATGATGACATTaaaagaacaataaaataaaagaaaagacttaCATACCAacgacaagaaaagaaaaaacgttTTCATCACATCTAAAATATTGGGAGATTTAGTGAATGAAATTCTCAACAGTAATCACAGTAACCAAGATGAATATGAACATTTCAACTAAATACTTAACAGGGGGGAAATGAAAGGTAACAGggcacattttatttatacaatatagtAATATCATGAGGAGGATGGCACCAAAGAATATGAAATCTTAatacaaataacaaatattGGAGTAGGAGGAGACTTCTCAATTATGGTGAAATTTGGGGGAACTTTAGGAGATAACATGGACCACATCAGGAGCCATaatgtatttttacataatGCCACATTTTGGTGCTATTCAAGTGAAGTCAATGAAAAGCTTTGAACATTTCAAACACTGCTGTTACACAAGGCATgttccaattaaaaaaaaaaaaaaatctcacttTGAACGAGTGCATTGGATGCTTCTCTCTTTAagctttacaaattaaattgaCTTGATCAGTTAAATGTATGCTGAATATATCATCAGTGTAGAAGGAAATATGTGAATGCTTAATCCTGGCCAGaagcaaacacaaacacttacCATACTATACGCCGTGGGTCCTGAGTGGATGCTAGGCCCCGTAGCATTTTCCGCTTCTCTGCATCATAGGTGACAGTTTGGTACATGTGGAGCAAAGTACCCCAATCTTCATTTGATTGAGCAGCCACAGTGAATACAACTTGCTGCAGATCTCCTGGGATCCTTAAGAAAATATAAAGATGCAAACCTATTTTAAGTTAAAAGTGCACCAAAATTCTGTTAACTGAATGTCACATTCCCCTGCACCTGCTAAAGATAGTTTCTAACTATGAAAAGATGTTCGGGCTACTCCTCCCAACCTGCTGTCGctgtcaatttgacccaaaaaagaaattcaaaagTAAAATGTGTGCTACACCACTGTACGTACCGTGAGGTCCCATTGGACTGGTCATACTGTTTGAACAGGTCTTTGGCTTGCTGAATGCAGTTATCTTGATTCAGACTACAGGCTGACCCCAGCAAGGCAGATCGCAGCTCCTGTTTAGACacactctcctcctctccccacgTTTGTTTGTCCATCAGAGAACCAAACTGAtccaaaatatatttctgtcatatgtaaaaaaaaaaaagaaaagaagaattTTTTGTTAATGTGGCTTAGTACATCTTTATTCCCAAAATGTATCGTGACCTTCTTCTaccttcttgtgtgtgtgtgtgtgtgtgtgtgtgtgtccacacctTCATGCGGGCTACAAGACTGTCCTCTTGTCTTTTCTCAAGGAGTCGGTAGATTACATTGAGCTGTAACAAGGCCTCCGTCATAGGAGAACTCTCAGTTTCATTTGACATATACTTCAACAGGTTGAGTACTTGGTAGAAGGACACACGTCCTAGTCTGTTAAAAACACAGAACAGTgagggagaggaaagaaagGTGGAGAATGAAAGCTTTTTAAAAGTCAAATACAGAAATTGGAAAACGCTCCTATGCTTCAGTTTCTCCTGTCACTGAATGCAACTCAAAGAACAactatttatgtttatttattaccCTAACCCTATACCTGGAGAGAGCAAAGATGTTGTGTATGAGCGAGGCACGGTCCTCCTGTGTAAGAACATGGACATTGCTGGACAAAGCATCTTTAAGAGCAGCCCAGCCCTCATCTCCGTAGTGGACGATGTAGAAGCCTGTGTTTTTGTAGTTCAACTTCAGCCACTTTACACTTTCTGGTAGCTCCAGAGTccctaaaaaaacacaaacatgcaccaTTTGACACGTGAAGTACTCCAGACTCTTGACATGATGTTATAGGTTAATACTTGGTGTTTTACCTGACTTGGTCTTCAGATTAAACATCTGTATGCAATCATGGTCCAAACTACAGTTGTCAGTTACGTATGTCACTGGAATATTCCACAAGCTAAAGAGAGTGCAAAATACAGTTAGCTGTTGGGTCTTGGTGTGTTTCtatgatctgtgtgtgtgtgtgtggtaatgtAACCCACCTGGAAGTATATGTGGCTTTGTCAGACGTGAGCAAAAAGTGCTCCTGTGTGAGGGTCACCTGACCTCCCTTGCGGCTTACAGTGACCAATGGGAAGCCTTTCTGTGACGTCCATGAGCGCATCATCTCTGACACATTGTGATGCTGCGCCGAGACAGAGACCTGAGGACAGGAAGACAAATCCTTTGACAAATCCGGTCTGTGCAGTCCAGTTCGGGTAACAATTACAATTTAAACCCAAACGGAATATTAACAGAGGCAAAAAAGAATGATGTTGATAATGTAGcttcccaccccccccccacacacaccccccacacccaccacacccacacacacacacacacacacacacacacacacacacacacacacacacacacacacacacacacacacacacacacacacacacacacacacacacacacacacacacacacacacacacacacacacacacacacacacacacacacacacacacacctgtgtaaGGCTGTTCCAGAGGTTTTCAGTTTCCGTGTTTAATCCACTGAACTGTTTCAGGTATTGAATGATACCCTTTTTGAACTGGTGTTCCCCTGGCAGCCAGGCGTTCAACATCATGAGAATGGACGCGCCCTAAAAGACAAGAGGCACAAAGCATCTGTGATCACACCCAAAGCAATAACTAAAACTATAAATGAGTTTGAGGTCCAGTAGAGACATTTTTCCCTGAGATAAAACAGCTGGATATGGAAGTTCAGTGACTTAATGAATATTTAATCTGTTAATCTACAGATATATAATTTGGAAAAGTGTACCTTCTCATAGGAGACAGAGTCAAACATCTCTTCCACCTGTTCCGGATTATTAACCTCCGTCGACACAGCGTGGGAGGAGTTTAGTGCATCTTTGTCCAAGGCTCTGAAGCGTACTGCTAGGAACGAATtaccctggaaaaaaaaacatagacttGACTGCGAAGGCACAAAGTAAAGCACAGAGCAAAATATGTGAGGCAGATGTTTGAACTTACAATGTCCAGCTTGGGAAAGACTTCCTGCAGCGACATGTACTGCATGTAAGTGGCAAAGCCTTCGTTGAGCCACAGGTCATTCCACCAGCTCATTGTTACCAAGTTTCCAAACCACTGCAACACAACATCAGAGATATTAGGACCTGATGTAGCATATTCACTGCATCTGCTACtttcacacacacgcaggcaaaCACATCTACCTGATGAGCGAGCTCATGCGCTATGACGGAGGCAACTAATTGTTTTTCCAGAGGAGAGGACTGGCTGCCCACCAGCAGGGTGGTCTCCCTGAAAGTGATGAGTCCCCAGTTCTCCATGGCTCCTGCCAGGAAGTCTGGGATGGCTACCAAGTCtgacaaaagaaaaaggcaGCATATTGGGATGTGTAAAGAAAGatcaaggaggaggagaaaatagCATGTTGGTACACCTTGTGTGAAACGTGTAGTACCTGTGTGtactagggatgggcgatatAGACGATACGCAATATAAACGATACAAAATTGGCCTACGATAGAGATTTTAATTATATTGCACTATCGCGATAATTCATGTTGATGACGCAATCTACCTGCAAAGTTTAGAGCAACGAGCTGCAACCGGCTGCAACGCGTCATTGTCATCTTGAGTAAACATGACTAAAAGCGAAACAAGAAGCTGGTGAAAAAGACCGGTGCAACATCCATTATTTGGACTTGATTTTGACCATGGAGCCTTTCACCAGCCTGACAATTCACTATATAACGGATGATTGGAATCTTGGTAGCCGGTGTTTGCAGACGTTGTACTTCCTCGCTGAACATACagccgtgtgtgcgtgtgcgtgcagcGGCGGAGTGGGACCAAGACGTGTACCGGGACGTTTACGGCCCCTGCCGTACgggttgagcagaggctgcacagtttgaccagCAGACAGCGGCGCCAAGCTACCGGATGGTGTTGCTAACAACTTGCAATGTATAACTAACAGGTAAGaaactttgtttgaaatatgtttttatttaaagtatctgTGCATCTTTGCCTAATACTGAAAGTATTTTCAGTACAGTGTCTGTTCCTTAACTAAACAGACACCAATTTGTCCTGTTCTCTGCATCTTGGGTGGCATTTAAGAACCAAGGACTTAAACTTACTAAGTGTAGTgccttttagaatggtttgcacTAAAGAGAAGACACCCAAGTCTCTGCAACTAGTgtacttgaattttatttatctgcaacattatattgtataattacagttttgAACAATAAATGTTCTCAAAACTACATACTATGTATCTTTctcttatataaaaaaatacatttaggaGTTTGGTTTTCCTTAGGGTCTATGTAACCTGGTCTGAAATAGttctattataatttatatatcgcaatatatatcgttatcgcaagaGGCTGCAATGTATATTGCAATATggattttaggccatatcgcccatcccGAGTGTGTACTCACCTAGTTTTTTGAGTGGGTAGTTAATTTCAAAGAAGTTATTATAGAACCCCAGCAGCTCTGAGGCTGTGTCCAGAGCATAGTCAGTGTGCTCCTTCTTCTCAGGCACAGAGTACACAGACACCTATATGTACACATCAAGAGATAGTTCATCAGCAAAAGCACAACCTCACTGAatactaaatgaaaaaaaaaaatacaaaatgtacagcCTGCACTGAAAGCAAAAAGGACTCATAGTTGTGTCAGACCTACCAGCGTTTCGGAGACATTTTTGCTGATAGGGGTGAAGTCAGCAACGATGAAGGCCACCAGGTAGGTGCTCATGTTAACACTGGTCTTTTCAAACTCATCTTGCATGAGGCCATTGGAAAGCGGTGTGCTTTTAGCCTGAAACACAAAGCATAGGGACAAGATTACTACCAACTAATAAATACAGCACTGCAGGCTCCCCATTTTTGCCAGGGAACATGCCAAATTCTATTTTATGTTGGTATATACTGCCAGGTAGAAACCACTGGCATCACATTGAGCCTAGgactgggcaatatggagaaaatcagatatcacgatattcttgaccaaatacctcgatatcgatattgtggcaatattctagggttgacaattggtgctttaacaaaatatcttcacacttagattttagataaataatcatcagtaatgtggacataatgtctaagtggggaaaaggcaaataatagaacagctacaacaatctggtaagttcagaaaagtacatctctttactgtagtgcagcctttaaaaccagaaaaagacaccacttatgtcatatcacgatattacgatatccaaaatctaagacaatagcTAGTCTCATATCAAAATATGggtataatatcgatatattgcccagccctaattgagCCTGTCAATACCAAACATCTGTGCTAACCAAATGATGCTGAAGACAGACACTGATAGAACCTGTTTCTAGCTTAGtagataaaaaataattcaattaTCAGTTGACCATTTACATTTTCCGTATGTTCAGAAAGAATATTTAGTTTGTGCTAAAGCCACTTAGAACACTATATGAGGTGTTTCAACACTTGTTACCATTAATGTTACAATACCTGAGGCATGTTGGAAAGAGTCATGTAGTTTGGTTTCCTACTGATTTTAATCAGGAAGGTCGCTTTGAAGGCAGGTTCATCAAAGCAAGGAAAGGCTTTCCTAGCTGATAGTGGCTCAAATTGGGTTGCAGCTAAGACCCTGGTGACAAGAGAAATATGAGCATGATCATGCAAATTAGATTATTGCTGTAAAACCAGTTATCTCATTTTTTATTGTTCTATTTACAGCACTTCTTTGTTAGTGTCTGGTCATGAGTTGAGCCAAAAGTCACACGATTAGCTGTGAAGACACACAATCCTCTCTATATAGAATTTTTCTAGGTCTTAACTCTGCAGCACTCTACAGCTGTTTTAAAGTACTTACACAGCCAGTTAAGTCAAGTGTACCTTTTTTCCCCATCTTTATTAATGTATGAGCTGTTGTAGAAACCGTCATAGGTGTGTGAGAGGCTGGCAGAGTAATCCAGGGTCAAAACACAGTACTGGCCTGCCTTCATCTCCTCAGAAAACTGAACAGCTATCTGCTGTCTGGGTTGGTACTCCAGGACAGTCACATCTCTGGTCTCCTGATCACCCA contains:
- the lnpep gene encoding leucyl-cystinyl aminopeptidase — protein: MDPFDSNVAANLPRNMIENSMFEEDPDVVDLAKDSAAFPTFPALDPDEVMYEPRSSRLLVRGLGENDMDEDDEDCESSARLLGISFMNRSSAHRSSSFPYTRQAPPRSCSRPSARTTVVCVLFLVIVASMTMVLYFLPGCTFTKAGCRKTNKTTPFEPVYPLSTNGKLFPWAQFRLPRSIIPLSYDLTLNPDLDNMTFIGRTVITMSVHHNTKIIVLHSAHLNITKATFKLGDQETRDVTVLEYQPRQQIAVQFSEEMKAGQYCVLTLDYSASLSHTYDGFYNSSYINKDGEKRVLAATQFEPLSARKAFPCFDEPAFKATFLIKISRKPNYMTLSNMPQAKSTPLSNGLMQDEFEKTSVNMSTYLVAFIVADFTPISKNVSETLVSVYSVPEKKEHTDYALDTASELLGFYNNFFEINYPLKKLDLVAIPDFLAGAMENWGLITFRETTLLVGSQSSPLEKQLVASVIAHELAHQWFGNLVTMSWWNDLWLNEGFATYMQYMSLQEVFPKLDIGNSFLAVRFRALDKDALNSSHAVSTEVNNPEQVEEMFDSVSYEKGASILMMLNAWLPGEHQFKKGIIQYLKQFSGLNTETENLWNSLTQVSVSAQHHNVSEMMRSWTSQKGFPLVTVSRKGGQVTLTQEHFLLTSDKATYTSSLWNIPVTYVTDNCSLDHDCIQMFNLKTKSGTLELPESVKWLKLNYKNTGFYIVHYGDEGWAALKDALSSNVHVLTQEDRASLIHNIFALSRLGRVSFYQVLNLLKYMSNETESSPMTEALLQLNVIYRLLEKRQEDSLVARMKKYILDQFGSLMDKQTWGEEESVSKQELRSALLGSACSLNQDNCIQQAKDLFKQYDQSNGTSRIPGDLQQVVFTVAAQSNEDWGTLLHMYQTVTYDAEKRKMLRGLASTQDPRRIVWILKAGLRGDIIQTQELPLVISTVCNGFAGYLFAWDFIQENWDRLIEKFPLGSYAIQTIIKSATSQFSTQAHLDQVQGFFSSLKERGSQMRSVQEALETIRLNQRWMDKNLPTLQKWL